Genomic segment of Panicum virgatum strain AP13 chromosome 9N, P.virgatum_v5, whole genome shotgun sequence:
TCaaacgtttgccgtgtgctacacatcagacacacggcaaactgtCACCCACGTAAAGGTCGTCCCCCACCCAGTcacttttgccgtgtgtcacGAGTAGGCACTCGGCAATTATAATGTTTTACCGTGTGTTTTgttagtttgccgtgtgtctgggtactagcacacggcaaagttttttttaaaaagtgaTTCAACACTCCTAACTTTTTTGGTATACACTTACTGTTTATGGTATTTTATGTTGACATCTGGTAATTTTTTTGGTCTATTTGCTATATATAATCATTTAATTTCATTAAACACATTTGTTGTAATTAAGTCCAATTTGAACTGCAAATGATTTGAATAATAGAGTAAAATTCATCAAAAAATCATATTCCTGTTATTGAGTCCAATTTGAGGCCGTATCCATGAAATGGGAGACAAGTTCGAAAATCTTTTTCCCGAATCATGACCAGGAACATGTGGCGGAAATGttttaaaattctataaatAACATATGAAGTTTAAAAATCATTAAATTTATCACGATATCATATTTTCATGTGCTGaggctatggtaaaaatttgagaaggtTTCGCACAAGTTGGACGTACGCTTCTTACAGATCGAAATATATCCGGAGAAGATCCATTGAATCGAGAAGGAATCGTTCAGATTTCGAGTCAAATTGAAGGTCGAATTGGGTTTTTCACTTCACAACTTTTTGTATATGCACTACCAAACTTAGATTCCTTAATGCCAAATTTTGATAATTTTTTGGAGCTGtttattaattttaattttttttgcagttaAACCATATCATGTGATATACATTTAAATTGAGCTATAACTACATGAAATAATGAATTTTTCAAAGAATCATCAAACATGGAATATTTATTCACTTTGGCAAAAGTATTTAAAGTTCTTTCAATCAAATTTAGTTAAACACATTGTGGAAACGATTTAGTTGATATAATTTGAAATTAAATTTCAAACACAAAAAAATAGAATTTTTCACTTAGAATCATAAAACATGAATTATCTAGTGTCTTTGGCAATATATTTTCAATGTCCATTCGATCAAATTTTGTAAAACAACTTTTGAAATCGAATTAGTTCATGCAAattgaatttttgaaaaaaaaaacttttgccgtgtgccgtttctgtggcacacggcaaagaacaTGTTTGTCGTGAGCCCTGGATTTAGGCACACGGTAAACAAtgcatctttgccgtgtgctccaGATctgggcacacgacaaagttgCCTCCCACCCCACTTAATTAGCTGTGTCGTCCCGACAGCCACTCACACAGCACACACGCACTCACTCACAGGCCGCGCCACCACCCCCAGCGTGCCGCGCCGCCACTCGCCCACCGCGCCGGCCGTCCATCCCACTCGCCGCGCTGGCACCCGACCCTacctccaccacgccggcgcCACCACTCGgccccgccaccaccacctcgccgTGCCCCCACCGAGGCGTGAGCGGCGCCTGGCCGGTCATCCCGGAGGCACGCCGCCCCGACCCCACGGCGGCCCGTGCCCCAACGTGAGCCGGCGTGCAGCCCGGCGCGCGGAGCTGGGGGGCACAGCAACGCCTGGACGGCCGCCCCCACCTCGCCAACGTGCCGCTGATCCCCGCCGCGGCAGTGTCCGCCCGACGCGGCGGCCACCCGACGCGCCGGCTCCGGCGCACCGGcaggccctccgccgccggcccgccgcagCGCCACCTCCACGGCAACACGGGGCCGCCACAGTGCTGTCTCGACCACGCCTCTCCGCGCCGCGTCCACGCCGCCCAGGGCCACCGCTGCCGCGCGCAAGAAGCTGCGGCACGCAGGAAGCCGCCGCGCGCAGGAAGCTGGGGCAGAGCTCTCCCGCAGCAGTGCTTCGTCCGCGTAGTAAGGCCATTGCTTACTTTATTTGGAGCATTTGAAATACCGTTGGTCATATAGTGCAAGCCGGCGGTTTAAATTTGATTTGCTCCATGTGCTGTTAACTAGAGTAAATGATTAATAGATCAGAAGCTAACATCTTTTATAAAAAATCATGTTCTGCAAACTCGTGTGCACACATAGGTACTTATGTTCTTGAATGCCTTTAGCTAACACAACATAAATAATTGCTGACGTATTTTGAAAATTGTTAGTGGTAATTATTGTTTTGAGGTGCTTAGTGAATTATTAGCTTGAAAATTTGTCTTGGTTATCAAATGCAAACTATGTTTTTTCAAGTTTTTATTAACACGTTTGCATGTCATGCTATTCGACCAATGGATGTTATGATCTTTTACAGTTGCATTGCCGCGTCCAGCCCTTCGATTGCCGCGAGAAGTACTACCGCAAGCCGTAGCTTGACCTCAACGACCCTGCCAAGCTGTCGCGCCAGCCCCGTGAGTTGCATGGATTTGATTTGCACTTGTATGGACTTTTATGAACTTGTATGGACATGTAGGGCTTGTATTGTATGGACCCTCCTTTGTGGCTTTGCATTTGAACTTGTATGAACTTGTACGAACGTGTATGGATTGTGGACTATATAAAATGTTCTCTGATGCTTATTATGATGTATGGACTATTCTATGAAGTATCTGTGAAATATATGAACCGCATGAAATCTTTATTTGATTTGGGGTACCATATACGTGATCGGAATAAAAAAAGACCAAAAATgcctttttgccgtgtgcaaagcGGACGTTCACGTCGTGTGCCGTCACCCTACCTTTTTTTTGCCGTGCGTCAAGGCTAGCACATGGCGAAGTATTTACCGTGTGCCCGTGGAAAGACTCACGGCAAAGACGCTGTTTGCCGACCATTGATTGTCTGagcgctttgccgtgtgcaacacaCGACaaatactttgccgtgtgcaatacGGCCAAATGTCCGGCCTCCCGTAGTGACGTACCACGGCTCGTCCAGCCAGCCCGTGGGTACCGGCCCGGCGTCCTCCGGCGGCGGGCCAGGGTATGTACGTTTTCTTTGGAAGGAAACGGCAGGCGACGGTTTCGATCGATCGCCTTTGTGGAATTGGGGTATAGTAGatagtagttgtcgagagcacGAACCGTGTGACCGTGTCGTCGACTCGTGCCCAAGTAGGTCTCGTGTGCGAATTTGACTCGTGCGATCGTCAAGTCGTTTCGGTTGACAGTCTGATGCTTCCTTCACATCTGCACAACTGAACCACATACGTATTGCATACGTACGTATCTACCTGACGTCCTGAAATCTAATTTGGTCGCGAACTGTGTGTAACGTAATTAATTATTAAACAGGTATGGCCTGACACATATATATGCATCACGGGAGTGGCTGTCACATAACTCTTGAGGAATTCTATTGCCAACAGAACAGGTTAGTTCACAGATCAGGAGTTCAGGACACAGGAAGTGCCCTGTCTGTCTGTCAGTCAGTCAATTTGCCACTTTCAAAATCGAAtcacaagatatatatatatatacctaagaaaaaaatatacatCTGTAACTGCTTTGCTCCCTTGCAACCAATAGGAAACAAAAATCCTACTATTGCTTTATTGCTACGAACATGAGTGAGAAGCTCGTGAACTTGTATTCAACTTGGTGACCCGATCacaattttatttgattctgaCAACTAAAATTGTGTCCTGGAACTAAGTGTAAGCTTAATTTTATCCAACTCTTTCGTCACCTGGCCTTATGGATCACTTAGTGCGTAGTGTCCCTTGCAAACAATAGTATAGGATCGGATGAACTGTGACCTACACAACACGAAAACATGGAACTTATCAGTATAAAGGCCAATAGCAAACAGACAGTCAACGTTGCTTACAGTACTTGTCACTTGGTGCATTGCAAACTTTGCTTTCTCAAAGACAGGCAACTGATTTTCAGTCAATACACAGGTGGCCTGCAGCTATAGATGTCCAAATGGGCTGGCACGATGCTGCGGCATGGGACACGACACTAAAAAACACAACACGAAAACGGCACGGCACGATAGGTTTAGTGTCAGTGCCAGCACGAACACGGTATAGTGTAGTGTGTTGACCGAACCCCCAGCACGCAGTGCCTGCACGAACACGACACGGATAATGGGTCGGCACGGACCTGGCACGGTACCTATTTGATATTAGCCGTTAGACCTGATTTACTAGTCGTTAGCCTTACAGATTTACTAGACCAGGAGCCCACTTAAGACCCGTTATAGCTACTGGCGTATATATGCCACGAACGACGCCTCTCACGCTCACCTCTCGCCTCTCTCTCCGGCCGCCGATGGTCGTTGTCCTGAGCCATTTAGTCTTGCTCTTGTGCTACACCGTCGTCCTCCTGCTTGACTCCCCTTCTCTTCTCGTCCTCGGCTGTGAGATCTAGATCGGAGCCGCGGTCCGGCCGGTGAAGCTGCATTGCGCCTCCATCATCGGTCCGGCCCGGCACTATCGCAGGACTTTTCCCCCTTCTAGTCCCATCCTCCTCTCCCATCTTCGGTCTCCTCAAATCCATCCCCAAACCCGAATTTtgagtgttttgagtctttttgtgGTGGTAGTGCCTGGGCCGGCACTAACACGGCGTGCTAACCGTGCCGCCGGCACGACACGGCACGGTTAAGTGCCTATAGTGTAGTGCCTGGGCCGAGTGGCTAGCACGCAGTgccgcacggcacggcacgactaAGTGTTAGTGTCGAGTAGTGTAGTGCCGAATAGTGTCAGTGTCAAATAGTGTTAGTGCAGTGTCGGGCCGGGCTGCACGTTTGGACATCTATACCTGTAGCACTTGCAGCCATATTTATGAACACTAAGTAATTTCTTGGAAGCTTGTCGAGAATAACAGTAATACTCAGAATTTTGATACTGAAACTCCAATTGAAAGACCGACAGTATAACGGAACATGAAAAAACAACAATGTGTGCAGTTAGGATCCTCATATTCATATGAATAGAAACCATGTAGCAAATGTGTCATTATTGCTCTTATACCTAATTGCAAAATTCCGGCAAACAAACAACGAATAAATTGGACGCATATCATCCCTGATCCAAGCGTAGCAATCAAGAGAAAGCTAAAGAGTTCACGCCGGATTGCACCATCATTTACAGAGAAATAGAATTCCACCACAACTCTTCACGGTAAATGCAACACCTGATACTGTACATGTAAAAAAGAATAGTATCTGCATGTTTCtccaaaaaaaatcatttttagaGCCTAAAGCAGTTGCAAACTGGCGATTTTATAATTGGCTAGTTCAGAATACAAAACATTAAAGCATGCAGGGTTGAAATTGAAACTGAAGAGAAATCTGATTACACTCATGTTGAATTTAAATTAAATAAGTCCCTGAAACTCTGGTAAATATTTAGATTTTCAGATATGATCTGCACATCTTGCTACTACTCAAGGAGGCTGTTCAGAAACAACACAATAACAATTAAAATAATAGCATAGATTATGTACGCAACTTTGAAACCCTCTGGAATATATCTAACTGGATATATCTAGCAACAGGATATCATTGAATGGGATATTTCAGACAGACTTATAATTAAACAGCAGAAAAGCTAAAATACAACCATCACTAGAACTAGTAGTTTAAGGTATGTGCTGTCATTTTGTCTGTTCCCAGTCAGGTTTTGAAATCGGTGTACCTATCAGCCTATCAGGTAACATCTCTTTTCTCTATTGGTACATAAAATTCAACAGTATATTTCCAATTTATACCAATTGGAAATAAACAGGAGTTCAACAATCAATGCTTCACGAGCAATCCATAAACATTGGTATAATTTAACATGGGTGCCTTCGCCCCTACAGAACCCATGTAAATATAAAACTTAAGGTAGCCAACATGCATATTAGAACAAAACTTTTTCAAGGACTTTTAACTACTTAAACAAACCCTCTAAAATTATCATGAAAGAAAAGTTCACACTGGGCAAAAAACTAGTCAGGATACAAGTGATATATATCAGTTGCAGAAGTTAACACAAAGATTATTGCCCTGCTTTAGGTGAACACTTTTCActccctcttaatgaaaaacgtgctaaGGCACGGTCGCGAATAAAAAGGTGAACACTTTTCTAGACAGCTTGTCAATGACTATTGTTAAGGATGATTGCATCAACACAGTGCTAATGAAGCTAAAGTAGCAGCATCAAACAGTGATGACCAGGGAAGAAAGAGCAGAGCCGAATAAATAAAATGGAGTACCATTATTATAATGTTGCAGGATTCTGCCTCTGTGTAAGATAAGATTGCAACACTGAATGGAGAAGAGGAAACCTAACATTGCGTTACATAATGAATTCACTGCCAACATGTGGGTACGGGTGTACCAATCAGCATATCCTAGGACAAACAGTGGAACaaacggaaaaaaaaaacattggaaTACCAGTGGTCTTACATGGCCCTGGATTAACTAGAgcacaaataaaaaaatgcgACAGCACATAATTCAGAGAAGTACGTGAGTGTGGTCTGTGGTGCAAATTTGCTCATTGATATGGGGATTGCAACTGATCTGCTACTTGGGAGGAAGGAGGACAAATGTCACTCTTAAACGGGGTCACTTAGAGAAACTTATGCGTGTAGAAATAAATAATCTTGGCATTGATCAAACAGTACTTCATATCACCATCATGAAGCAACTCAAATGTAACAAAGGTCATAACTTTGCACGGTCAGGAATTCATAAGGACCAGCATGGTGGCGACAATCAACAAAACGAAATCAAATCAACTACAACATCAGGCAATATAATACACGAGAGCCAGCAAAATCGAAAAAAAAACGAACCTTTTTCACTTGTACTCGAAGGAGGGAACGGCCGTGGGGGGCAAATCCATCTCCAACACCTCCGACTTACGATCCCCACCAGCAACCTTGTCCTGCTTCTTCCCGAACAAACCGCCAAGCCACCCAGTCGAGCTCGAGCCAGAGTCAGGGACCGGAACCTTCTGAACCGcgatcggcggcgccggcgacactcCCACGAAGCTAGGTGGTGCGTGCTGGCCAGGACGAGGTGGTTCGTGCTGGCCAGTCGGATCCTGCCCGGGGTACTGCAGCAgttcctccggcggcggcgggacgaccAAGACACGGTTGAGCATGATCCCGGCGCCCTCGATGAGCGCGAGGAGGGCGCCGCCGAAGACCGCGGACCTTCCGGCGGCGAGTAGGCCCTGGCGCATGGCGAGCaggccgccggtggcggcgcccgAGGCGATCGAGTTCCAGGGGTCCTCCTTCTCGCGGGCGTAGACGAGGGCGCAGTCGAAGGTGGAGAAGAGGCCGCCCCAGACGGCGAAGCTGccgccgaggcgcggcgcgagCATGCGCGCGGACGTGGCGCCCCCGGCGAGGCGGTGGCCGCTGGGGGAGTTGTAGAGGCCCTTGAGGAAGTGGAAGGCGGAGCCGCCCACGGCGCCCATTCCGAACGCGGCGCCGACGTCGTCGATGATGCGGTCCGGGCAGGGCTCCCGCGACGTCTCCGGAGTGGTCATCTCCTCTGATCCCTCAGGCGGTCCTTGGCGGCCGGGAAAACCCTACGCGGGCGGAGACGGCGCGGAGAAGGCGAGATCGCGATGGTACGGGACGGGCGGGCGGGGAGGGGACGAAGCTTGCgacgcggcgggggaggagggagaagggagggcCTCCTGGGTCTCCTATACATCTCGTGGAAGATGATTAAGCAAATCATCTATAAAACCCATTAAAATTCAATTAATATTGAAttagtattttaaaaatattggaCTAACATTTGAAAAATGTTGAATTaatattttgaaaatattgAAACGGTATTTTGAAAATGTTGGAACTCAATATTACCACTTTCTtctccggcggtggtggccggcggcggccggcggcggggcaaggCAGCGGCGTGGAGCAGGCAGCgcgcaggagcggcggcggcggttgcaggcggcggcggtggccggcagcggggcgcggcagcggcgctgttgtcagtcgaaacccaccggcgagcagcgacgggcaacacgaagagtcgggaggttgctggggcgctggcaggcactgctccctcgtcgacggcccgcaattccgtcacgcgcccggatgatgtgtgaaaaccgggcgtgccacctgacctatacccgatcaggagggtgcagacgtgctccgaacagtttcctgcatacaaagacacgtgtaaacgtaagtccgagccgtgctcggctccccgggacgactcttgcatcggctttaaagagccgatcgagtcccggtgtcagatgggatctgattgtatccagatttgataaataaagtaaataactataaaactgcttcaattaaatctaattgatctaatccacgatggtaacagcttcactgctagatcggaacattctacacgtgactaggcctaatgaacataacagataactaaaccacaacccaaaacagaggcctaagaactagcaagagccgattcccggaacaatccctatcaaggctaagataaagcatctattacaccaccggatcatccaatccgtttgcaaggcctaacctagcagatattacgccaactcttaagaataagagcaaaccatagcagatcagatctactagacataaaagaagcaggatgttgtctctgtgcaactaattctatgcgacaagaactagcatgcgattgaaacgtgactacacagagacaacgtgatattcgtagatgataagcaacgaagcacaacagatctactaaaatccatgctacgaacatcaggataactagtactactcgccatcaaaaacgcttcagtacgagtaataccaagataaaaacaagaacaatattgccctgatcgcaagaagcgatcagggcagcatggcacttacttggatgaaaccctaggatttaggggtggcgatgcgccgagagttgttgtttgcaagacgtgatgacgctctcctttacgaataacaaaggatacatatttatagtccggagacttgggaaacaatctaaattaatcttgtcccgatcggactctatctctaatcttaaactaaatctaaggatacacggcccatgtggcccagatgctcacgtaggagccgatttacaagtcttcttcgtcttctgctttaagtccatcttgatttcggcccataaattctgttaatttatggcgataacacatgcccccctggttttggcaatgatagttccaaaaccaatctgtcgcttcatcttcccgttaatgctcattaaacacactgtaaCCActaaggaagacgcaacgtctctgcaactggctcctcgtagaacgtgaaaaactgtcgatccgtcttccatcttttcactatttaatctcacccgaatcggctcttttcCACATCAAACTCCTTCCTCCTAGAGCCAGTAAcgcagaaaccccaatcctccagcaccagcaatggccatctcttcttcctccgattccaactcttttggagactcttcttcctcctcttccccttcttcttccccccttcCTGCTGCTTCCGtcgactccatcccggagagtCAGGAGCCGACGCCAGAGTGGGACCCAACCGCAGCGCACGAAgtgctggctcctctgcattgggatgcagaggagttcgatttcggggtcgcctccgaggaggacgagcccgaaactaaaggagaagacctccggctcctgttccaggaggagtcggagaaggacgaggaagaagacccctcttcggacggagtcgactcttcctcggaagaggagatcgactccccttCTGATGACGACGatccgatgggcggaaagcccttccggttcctcgggtcctccgaggaggacagcgaagaGGAGAACAGCGGCGACGGCAACGGCTGGAGCGActccgggtctgaaggcggcagcagcgtctTCAGCAGTGACGACGACAGCAGCAACAACGACGGCAGCGGGGATgtgccggcccgaagccccaagcgtcgtaggtactaggtgcctacgaacagtagtagtagtatcgtaagaataggacctcaaagccgaaggattgattcctttgtaaaatcggctttccttgtaataaactttcctttaatgaaatcaaGTTTCCTCAATTTCATGTGTCTTCGTTTATTtctcaaaaagccgatggcaacgcatcaggcttctataaatatccaagagccgacgaaattcaaactaggagcaacccgcacaagagtagaatatcgcttccagcttgaaccgaactcgacgaactctcaaattcgagtgtaattcgaaaaccaaactctacaaatccgagcaagaactctccaagcagcagGAATTCGAATCAAAACCCACAGCAATccaaccctaagtcaacagatctgaaccatggcggattctgcagttCAGACAACAAGTTCTGATGATGCGGCAACTCACGGCCTGAaagtaatattcggcctaatcctttaatTTTCTTCAGTTTATCAaacttctgaaactgaaactctgaaacatgacaccatacgtatatttctgaatttctgaacttcagctgtcagacatccttttgccgcatcccactaaaccaaaatctttctgtcttggcccacaaacccatgaaaaccccatagatttgatctcttgtgaagcaaatagaatcccttttgtgagtcaaaacatcgatttgaacctctaggccgactgcttaagagcctggcctaatccacctgaaagctggattacatggtacagcagagtagcaaaagctcacatgcccctatggcaggatttgaacatagccgatgcacttagtttatcactgtctccacttgacaaagatgaaaatcttctgaaaaccatcggctatttctggtctgatgctctgaattgcttcctctttggtcatggacccatgacccctactctgctagacatcaccatgatcactggactagacattagctctcccaattctgctgctcacaaaatggcagaagtcccctttaaactttcttccaaagtcaactgcacaaactggggtacttacatgagtcagctcatgaaaacaaaaggtccagtgactgagaaggaacacacagccttcttaaatctctggctagagcacttcatcttctgtggcccttcgttagctccaactaagaactatctccccttggcctaccacctggcccatggtaatcacaccggcctaggcaaactcttccatggagaaatttacagatatctccatttgatgacatctaacttgcttaacaaaaagaaactgagaactggaggcccttggtggtttattcagttgtgggcacaactgtacttccaacagcatattcccaacttccaaggcctgactaGGAACTCTTTCCCCGAtgaaagtggcaaaccaatcagatgtactagttacggccaagctttgttcagtctccctggcagtaaactgaattcaacagatgcagcaaactagtttagaatcttctacaaaggactagacaatCCTCCCTACTTCccgtttactgaatctgaatcctttgagaacccaactgcctttagattagat
This window contains:
- the LOC120693295 gene encoding mitochondrial import inner membrane translocase subunit TIM17-2-like isoform X1, producing MTTPETSREPCPDRIIDDVGAAFGMGAVGGSAFHFLKGLYNSPSGHRLAGGATSARMLAPRLGGSFAVWGGLFSTFDCALVYAREKEDPWNSIASGAATGGLLAMRQGLLAAGRSAVFGGALLALIEGAGIMLNRVLVVPPPPEELLQYPGQDPTGQHEPPRPGQHAPPSFVGVSPAPPIAVQKVPVPDSGSSSTGWLGGLFGKKQDKVAGGDRKSEVLEMDLPPTAVPSFEYK
- the LOC120693295 gene encoding mitochondrial import inner membrane translocase subunit TIM17-2-like isoform X4, which encodes MTTPETSREPCPDRIIDDVGAAFGMGAVGGSAFHFLKGLYNSPSGHRLAGGATSARMLAPRLGGSFAVWGGLFSTFDCALVYAREKEDPWNSIASGAATGGLLAMRQGLLAAGRSAVFGGALLALIEGAGIMLNRVLVVPPPPEELLHFVGVSPAPPIAVQKVPVPDSGSSSTGWLGGLFGKKQDKVAGGDRKSEVLEMDLPPTAVPSFEYK
- the LOC120693295 gene encoding mitochondrial import inner membrane translocase subunit TIM17-2-like isoform X3, producing the protein MTTPETSREPCPDRIIDDVGAAFGMGAVGGSAFHFLKGLYNSPSGHRLAGGATSARMLAPRLGGSFAVWGGLFSTFDCALVYAREKEDPWNSIASGAATGGLLAMRQGLLAAGRSAVFGGALLALIEGAGIMLNRVLVVPPPPEELLQYPGQDPTGQHEPPRPGQHVPVPDSGSSSTGWLGGLFGKKQDKVAGGDRKSEVLEMDLPPTAVPSFEYK
- the LOC120693295 gene encoding mitochondrial import inner membrane translocase subunit TIM17-2-like isoform X2, which encodes MTTPETSREPCPDRIIDDVGAAFGMGAVGGSAFHFLKGLYNSPSGHRLAGGATSARMLAPRLGGSFAVWGGLFSTFDCALVYAREKEDPWNSIASGAATGGLLAMRQGLLAAGRSAVFGGALLALIEGAGIMLNRDPTGQHEPPRPGQHAPPSFVGVSPAPPIAVQKVPVPDSGSSSTGWLGGLFGKKQDKVAGGDRKSEVLEMDLPPTAVPSFEYK